The DNA window TCTCGCAGCGGCAGTCGGGTCAGCAGTACTGCCGTTTCCCACACCAGGCGGTAAACCGGCCAGGCGACCGTCACGCGCACCGTACCGCTCATTGTGGGTACTGTCCAATCAGGGTTGAAATTCACTCTCCGGAAGAAGCCGGGGGCAGTCGCCAGCGCAGCTTGGTAGAACCCGTACACCTGCCCGGTGAGCGCCGGATTGGCAAAGCCGCCTCTTATTTCACACTCTGCTTGCTCCACCACCGCTGATTTGATCCCGGCAATCACAAAACGAAAGATAGCACTCAGACACCGAGGTACGACACGCAGGGCCTGACGCAGCAGGCGGATGCGATAGGCGAGCGACGCGGATCTCTGCTCTTGTGGGGCGCTCGAACGGGCAGGCGCGTGTTTCCGGACTTTCGCGGGTTTCGGTGCTATCCGCCAAACGCGACGGCCGAACAGGCGTACGACTATTCCGCCACCCACCATGTCAAATTCCGGCCCCGACCGGCCGAGTTTGACCGCGAGCAATCGCGTACGGGGTGCGATTTCCAGCCGTATGCGGATACGGGCGACGACCAGGGCGGTCAGAATGAGCAACAGTGAGAGCCAAACGTAGAGCATATCACACAATATACACAAAAACCGGGATTTGCGAGGACTCAGATTGGACTTGATCGGCCCCGGTGGCACGCCCCTTAGGGAGTGTTTAAGACCCTCGGATCCGTAATCGCGAGGCCCGCCCCGCCCCGCTATCGCAGGGCGGGTGTAGCCGTGGCGATCTCAACCTGCACGTACATAACATGGCAAGACTGCCGCCCTATGATTGCAGCGATGCTACGCTTCGCTGTGACGTTTTCTCGGCCCACCTCCCGCTCTTATCGTAGCTGGACGTTCGCGCAGGCCTTGACTCTCATGCCTGAGAAAAATGTCTGCCACCACCTTGACAGCACAATCAGATCGCGTATACTCCCCGCAGCCGGCGGCCACGTCCGCTCGGCTTATTAAGCCCTTTTAAGGTGATCCTGTGAGGTCACCAAAGGCGAGAACTTGATTATTCTGTCCGCAAGATCGACACGGCGTAATTCTGCCCCGCGCTGTTATCCTGCCCTGCAGATGCCCTCATCTGCAGGCTTTCGAATACCCCTCTTCAACTCCCGGAGGTGCCGTCTTGACGGCTAAAAACAAGCTCATTCTGGATGACAAGAAGATCGAACGCGCCCTGGCGCGGATCGCCCACGAGATTCTCGAACGCAACGGCGATGTCGCCTCGCTCGCCATCGTGGGCATTCTCACGCGCGGCGCTCACCTGGCGCGACGGATCGCCCTATTGATCGAGAAGCTCGAGGGAGTCGCCGTGCCGGTTGGGCTGATGGATATCTCGCTCTACCGCGACGATGTCCACCAAAAGCTGGATCAGCCCGTAATTCAGCGCACCGACATCATCTTCCCGGTCAAGGACAAGAACATCATATTGGTTGACGACGTGCTCTTTACGGGCCGCACCATCCGCGCCGCGCTGAACCACATTGTCGATTTCGGTCGCCCGCGTACGATCCAGCTGGCGGTGCTGGTGGATCGCGGACACCGCGAACTACCGATCAAGGCGGACTATGTCGGAGTGAATATCCCTACGTCGCGCTCCGATCAGGTAGTGCTCGAAGTCAAAGAAAAAGAAGGCGTCGACCAGGTATATGTTGCCCCTGGCGGAGGCAAGGCCGCTCTGGCGCCGCCCGGAGGCCCCGGCAAGAAACAGCCCGCTCCTGCCAGGGGGCGCGGAGAGAAGTCAAAGGCCCGCAAGTCCGCAGGTAAAGGAGGCAAGGCATGAGCCGCTTGTCGTCAAGGCATCTGCTTGGTCTCGAGGGAGTCCCGAAGGATGACATTGTCGCCATTCTCGATGCCGCCGAGACTTTTCGCGAGGTCCTCGACCGCGAGATTAAGAAACTCCCCACCCTGCGCGGCCTGACAGTCCTGAACCTCTTCTACGAGGCCTCCACCCGCACCAGAATCTCATTCGAGCTTGCTGAGAAAAGACTCTCCGCCGATACGATCAGTTTCACCAAGGCGTCATCATCGGTATCCAAGGGCGAATCTCTGCGCGACACGGTGCAGAATATCGAGGCGATGAAAATCGACATGGTAGTCGTGCGGCACGCGTCATCGGGAGTCCCCTACTACCTGACCAAGTGCATGGACGCGAATATCATCAACGCCGGCGACGGCACCCATGAGCACCCCACCCAGGCGCTGCTCGATATGTTCACGATCCGCCGCAAGTACGGCAAGCTCGACGGCCTTCGGGTGGTCCTGATCGGTGATGT is part of the Candidatus Zixiibacteriota bacterium genome and encodes:
- the pyrR gene encoding bifunctional pyr operon transcriptional regulator/uracil phosphoribosyltransferase PyrR — protein: MTAKNKLILDDKKIERALARIAHEILERNGDVASLAIVGILTRGAHLARRIALLIEKLEGVAVPVGLMDISLYRDDVHQKLDQPVIQRTDIIFPVKDKNIILVDDVLFTGRTIRAALNHIVDFGRPRTIQLAVLVDRGHRELPIKADYVGVNIPTSRSDQVVLEVKEKEGVDQVYVAPGGGKAALAPPGGPGKKQPAPARGRGEKSKARKSAGKGGKA
- a CDS encoding aspartate carbamoyltransferase catalytic subunit, coding for MSRLSSRHLLGLEGVPKDDIVAILDAAETFREVLDREIKKLPTLRGLTVLNLFYEASTRTRISFELAEKRLSADTISFTKASSSVSKGESLRDTVQNIEAMKIDMVVVRHASSGVPYYLTKCMDANIINAGDGTHEHPTQALLDMFTIRRKYGKLDGLRVVLIGDVMHSRVIRSNVWGLKTMGVSVALCGPSTLIPYGVEMFDCDVYTNIDEALDGADVVNVMRIQLERQKAGLFPSQREYTALFGINKDRLKRLNRNYTIMHPGPMNRGVEISTDVADGDQSVILEQVTNGVAIRMAVLYLLSGRKEEA